A portion of the Adhaeribacter radiodurans genome contains these proteins:
- a CDS encoding TerC family protein — MDHHNIYFWILFNAFILLLLGLDLFVFHRKTHEVKIKEALGWSAFWVALSLSFNALIYFWMGPTPALEFLTAYLIEKSLSVDNLFVFIMIFSYFQIPVQFQHKVLFWGILGALVLRATFILVGVALLAKFHFIMYLLGAFLIFTGIKMATTEQEEIDPKANPVVKFISRYIPVTNTLVGDKFFVKYDKTWFVTPLFIVLIMVETTDVVFAADSIPAILAVSRDSFIVYTSNVFALLGLRALYFALAGIMKLFHYLHYGLSLILIFIGAKLLLSDIYKIDMVWALVVVAVILSGSVLLSLLLPKKDAEELPTLVEDEEEKSIKKP, encoded by the coding sequence ATGGATCACCACAATATATATTTCTGGATTTTATTCAATGCCTTCATCTTATTGTTGTTGGGGCTTGATTTATTTGTTTTTCACCGGAAAACGCACGAAGTAAAAATTAAAGAAGCTTTAGGGTGGAGTGCTTTTTGGGTTGCTTTAAGCTTATCTTTTAACGCGTTAATTTACTTCTGGATGGGGCCAACTCCCGCTCTGGAATTTTTAACAGCCTATCTCATTGAAAAATCGCTTAGTGTTGATAATCTCTTTGTATTTATTATGATTTTCTCCTACTTCCAGATTCCGGTGCAATTTCAGCATAAGGTATTGTTCTGGGGGATTTTAGGCGCTTTGGTTTTGCGTGCTACCTTTATTTTGGTGGGCGTAGCCCTGCTGGCTAAGTTCCATTTTATTATGTACTTACTGGGAGCATTTCTGATATTTACCGGTATAAAAATGGCCACTACCGAGCAAGAAGAAATTGATCCTAAAGCAAACCCGGTCGTAAAATTTATTAGTAGGTACATTCCGGTTACTAATACGCTGGTAGGCGATAAGTTTTTTGTCAAATACGATAAGACATGGTTTGTAACGCCTTTGTTTATTGTATTAATTATGGTAGAAACCACGGATGTGGTTTTCGCGGCCGATTCCATTCCGGCTATTTTAGCCGTTTCGCGCGATTCGTTCATTGTTTATACCTCTAATGTATTTGCTTTACTAGGGTTAAGGGCTTTGTATTTTGCTTTGGCCGGTATCATGAAGCTCTTTCATTACCTGCACTACGGTTTATCGCTCATATTAATTTTTATTGGCGCTAAACTACTCCTCTCCGATATCTACAAAATAGATATGGTTTGGGCCTTGGTAGTTGTAGCAGTTATCCTGAGCGGTTCGGTGCTTTTATCACTTTTATTACCCAAGAAAGACGCAGAAGAATTACCTACTCTAGTAGAAGATGAGGAAGAAAAAAGTATTAAAAAGCCATAG
- a CDS encoding esterase family protein has product MNEQYHKWYSQQLGSDIEMLVFGDQGYPVILFPTSMGQYYQNKDFKLIESAGWFIQEGLVKIYSIDSIDAYSWYNKNIHPADRVKNHMRYDQMLYHELVPRALHETGKDKVCVAGCSFGGYHAANFAFKHPDKASHMFSMSGAFDIRGQLDGFYNHDVYYNNPVDFISNASDPAIWQLKIILGTSDHDICKDANINLSGILSRKEIPHWLDIRPDAVHDWPIWREMFPHYLSLI; this is encoded by the coding sequence ATGAATGAACAATATCACAAGTGGTATTCGCAACAATTAGGCTCCGATATTGAAATGCTGGTTTTCGGCGATCAGGGATATCCTGTTATTCTGTTTCCAACCTCAATGGGCCAGTATTACCAGAATAAAGACTTTAAATTAATTGAAAGTGCGGGTTGGTTTATTCAGGAAGGATTAGTAAAAATTTACAGCATCGATTCTATTGATGCTTATAGTTGGTACAATAAAAATATTCATCCGGCCGACCGGGTTAAAAACCACATGCGCTACGACCAAATGCTTTACCACGAACTGGTTCCAAGAGCCCTGCATGAAACCGGCAAAGATAAAGTATGTGTAGCAGGTTGCAGTTTTGGCGGCTACCACGCCGCAAATTTTGCTTTTAAACATCCCGATAAAGCCAGCCACATGTTTAGCATGAGCGGCGCTTTTGATATTAGAGGGCAGCTAGACGGCTTTTACAACCATGATGTGTACTACAACAATCCGGTTGATTTTATATCGAACGCTTCGGATCCGGCTATCTGGCAATTAAAAATAATTCTGGGCACTTCCGACCACGATATCTGCAAAGATGCCAATATTAATTTATCCGGTATATTATCCCGAAAAGAAATTCCGCATTGGTTAGATATCCGGCCGGATGCCGTGCATGATTGGCCTATTTGGCGCGAAATGTTTCCGCATTATTTATCTTTAATCTAA
- a CDS encoding alpha/beta hydrolase: protein MLVNFTKADVRICVDEWTLKSAILDREVTCVVYLPEMADVTEPLHLLLINDGQDLATMQYDQILRNMYQKKDIEPIVTVGIKAGNRLQEYGISGQADFKGRGNAALEYRQFIVQELLPAIYSQTNISAFASYTIAGFSLGALSALDIAWHEDSIFSKVGAFSGSFWWRSRDYTQTEPDKYRIAHKLIRKSIAKPSLKFWIQAGTQDEESDRNQNGIIDSVDDSTSLISELYQKGYQKGKDIRYVELIGGKHDVATWGKIMPEFLCWAFEK from the coding sequence ATGTTAGTAAACTTTACCAAAGCCGATGTACGCATTTGTGTGGACGAGTGGACATTGAAATCGGCTATTTTAGATCGGGAAGTTACCTGTGTGGTGTACCTACCAGAAATGGCAGATGTAACGGAACCTTTACATTTGCTTTTAATCAACGATGGGCAGGATCTGGCAACCATGCAATACGACCAGATTTTGCGGAACATGTACCAGAAAAAAGATATTGAACCGATAGTAACGGTAGGGATAAAAGCCGGTAATCGGCTTCAGGAATACGGTATTTCGGGTCAAGCAGATTTTAAAGGCCGGGGAAACGCAGCCTTAGAGTACCGCCAGTTTATTGTGCAAGAACTGTTACCGGCTATTTATTCTCAAACTAATATTTCGGCTTTTGCGAGTTATACCATAGCAGGTTTTTCCTTAGGGGCCCTTTCTGCTCTGGATATTGCCTGGCACGAAGATAGTATTTTCTCTAAAGTGGGCGCTTTTTCTGGCTCTTTCTGGTGGCGTAGTAGAGATTATACCCAAACAGAGCCCGATAAGTATCGAATCGCTCATAAATTAATCAGAAAAAGTATTGCCAAACCCAGCTTAAAATTTTGGATCCAGGCCGGTACGCAGGACGAAGAATCAGATCGCAATCAAAACGGTATTATCGACTCTGTTGATGACTCTACCAGCCTGATTTCCGAATTATATCAGAAAGGTTATCAGAAAGGCAAAGATATACGCTACGTGGAGCTAATTGGAGGCAAACACGATGTAGCTACCTGGGGAAAAATTATGCCCGAGTTTTTATGCTGGGCGTTTGAAAAGTAG
- a CDS encoding polyprenol monophosphomannose synthase, protein MKNSLVIIPTYNEKENIEDIIRSVFSLITPFHILIIDDNSPDGTATIVKSLQYEFKDRLFLEQRTGKLGLGTAYIHGFKYALTHGYDYIFEMDADFSHNPNDLTRLYDACHREGYDVAIGSRYIQGVNVVNWPMNRVLMSYFASAYVRIVTGMPIQDATAGFKCYRRKVLETINLDEIRFIGYAFQIEMKFLAYKYGFKIKEVPIIFTDRTKGTSKISKGIIKEAFYGVLKMKINSYFRYFNR, encoded by the coding sequence ATGAAGAATTCGCTCGTTATAATTCCAACCTACAACGAAAAAGAAAACATTGAAGATATTATACGCAGCGTATTTTCCCTGATTACCCCTTTTCACATTTTAATTATCGACGACAACTCCCCCGACGGAACGGCCACTATTGTAAAAAGCTTACAATATGAATTTAAAGATCGCTTATTTTTAGAGCAGCGCACCGGGAAATTAGGTTTAGGAACCGCTTACATTCATGGTTTTAAATACGCCTTGACGCACGGCTACGATTATATTTTTGAAATGGACGCCGATTTTTCGCATAACCCTAATGATTTAACCCGCCTGTACGATGCTTGCCACCGCGAAGGCTATGATGTAGCCATTGGCAGCCGGTACATACAAGGGGTAAATGTGGTAAATTGGCCCATGAACCGGGTGTTAATGAGTTATTTTGCCAGTGCTTACGTTCGCATAGTAACCGGCATGCCTATTCAGGATGCAACTGCCGGTTTTAAATGCTACCGCCGCAAAGTGCTCGAAACCATAAACCTCGACGAAATCCGGTTTATTGGGTATGCTTTTCAGATTGAGATGAAATTTTTGGCGTATAAGTATGGCTTTAAAATTAAAGAAGTCCCCATTATTTTTACCGATCGCACCAAAGGTACCTCTAAAATTAGTAAAGGTATTATTAAAGAAGCTTTTTACGGCGTACTAAAGATGAAGATTAACAGCTACTTCCGTTACTTTAACCGATAA
- a CDS encoding carboxylate-amine ligase, protein MNKFTLGVEEEFMVIDPVTRELTSHEQKIVEAAQRVHEDQVKAEMHQAVVEVGTHICKNTTEARTEVTKLRKTVATLAGELGFRIGAAGTHPFSQWEHQLITDHPRYVEIVDELQDAARSNLIFGLHVHVGFQSREMAIHIANQARYFLPHIYALSTNSPFWEGRNTGYKSFRTKVFDKFPRTGIPDYFQSVEEYDSYIKLLVKTNCIDNAKKIWWDVRVHPFFETIEFRICDCPMLVDETMAFTALFQALCAKLYKLRLQNMKFITYNRALINENKWRAARYGIDGKLIDFGKEAEVNTRALILELLDFIDDVVDDLGSRDDINYVSQILEHGTGADRQLQVYQKNQNFTDVVDYITSQTLKGVDV, encoded by the coding sequence ATGAACAAATTCACCCTTGGCGTAGAAGAAGAGTTTATGGTAATAGACCCCGTAACCCGGGAACTCACCTCGCACGAGCAAAAAATTGTAGAGGCGGCGCAAAGAGTACACGAAGACCAGGTAAAAGCCGAAATGCACCAGGCCGTAGTAGAAGTAGGCACGCACATTTGTAAAAATACCACCGAAGCCCGCACCGAAGTTACTAAATTAAGAAAAACCGTTGCTACTCTGGCCGGCGAGTTAGGTTTTCGCATTGGAGCGGCCGGCACCCATCCTTTTTCGCAGTGGGAGCATCAACTTATTACGGATCATCCCCGATACGTCGAAATCGTAGATGAATTGCAGGACGCTGCCCGGTCGAATCTGATATTTGGTTTACATGTGCACGTGGGGTTTCAATCGCGCGAAATGGCCATCCATATTGCCAATCAAGCACGTTATTTTTTACCGCATATTTACGCATTATCAACCAATTCACCTTTTTGGGAAGGTCGTAATACCGGTTATAAATCTTTCCGCACCAAGGTATTCGATAAATTTCCCCGTACGGGTATTCCCGATTATTTTCAGAGCGTTGAAGAATACGATAGCTACATAAAGTTGCTGGTTAAAACCAATTGCATCGATAACGCTAAAAAAATATGGTGGGACGTGCGAGTGCATCCTTTTTTTGAGACCATTGAATTCCGGATTTGCGATTGCCCTATGTTGGTAGACGAAACAATGGCTTTTACCGCTTTGTTTCAGGCTCTTTGCGCTAAATTGTACAAACTACGCCTACAAAACATGAAATTTATTACCTATAACCGAGCCTTAATTAACGAAAATAAATGGCGGGCTGCCCGTTACGGCATAGATGGCAAACTTATTGATTTTGGGAAGGAAGCGGAAGTAAATACCCGTGCCTTAATTTTGGAATTATTAGATTTTATAGACGATGTAGTAGATGATTTGGGTAGCCGCGATGACATTAACTATGTTTCGCAAATACTAGAACATGGCACCGGTGCCGACCGACAGTTGCAGGTTTACCAAAAGAACCAAAACTTTACCGATGTAGTTGATTATATTACGTCGCAAACATTAAAAGGCGTAGATGTATAG
- a CDS encoding phosphatase PAP2 family protein, whose product MKSVTQIWLTLSLFFCLLSPQLQAQVQETDTLKKYQDSTLAPAKVPFFKSKGFKATVVPAVLIGYGISTMKDHGIYSSYDAKRDLQRNFPNFKTKVDDYLIFAPFVELALAYSLQFEGNHDYLNTGILILKAEAINAVMVFGLKSITKQERPNGENSYSFPSGHTAHAFLAASIIHSELRHRSQWFGIGAYTIATGVGALRMLNNKHWQSDVFAGAGVGILSSHLAYLSHRNRWGRKPTIVFAPTYLYGVPGINLTINLDPAKSKNKFMLKRSRKQTPLAYK is encoded by the coding sequence ATGAAATCGGTTACCCAAATATGGCTGACTTTATCTTTATTTTTTTGTTTACTTAGCCCTCAACTTCAAGCCCAAGTCCAGGAAACAGATACTTTAAAAAAGTATCAGGATTCTACGCTAGCTCCCGCCAAAGTTCCTTTTTTTAAATCAAAGGGTTTTAAAGCCACTGTTGTTCCGGCAGTGCTTATCGGTTATGGTATTAGCACTATGAAAGACCATGGAATTTACAGCAGTTATGATGCTAAACGAGATTTGCAGCGTAATTTTCCAAATTTTAAAACTAAAGTAGACGATTACTTAATATTTGCCCCTTTTGTGGAATTAGCACTAGCTTATAGTCTGCAGTTTGAAGGCAACCATGATTATTTAAATACGGGCATTTTAATTCTGAAAGCAGAGGCTATTAATGCCGTTATGGTTTTTGGGCTTAAAAGTATTACCAAACAAGAACGCCCCAACGGGGAAAACTCTTATTCTTTTCCTTCGGGGCACACGGCACATGCTTTTCTGGCGGCTTCCATTATTCATTCGGAGCTACGCCATCGTAGCCAATGGTTTGGCATTGGGGCTTATACTATTGCTACCGGAGTGGGAGCGTTACGCATGCTAAACAACAAGCACTGGCAATCGGATGTATTTGCGGGGGCAGGAGTAGGTATTTTGTCATCACACCTGGCTTATTTGTCCCATCGGAACCGATGGGGACGCAAGCCTACCATTGTGTTTGCCCCAACTTATTTGTACGGAGTGCCAGGCATCAATCTTACCATCAATCTGGATCCTGCCAAGAGCAAAAATAAGTTCATGTTAAAACGATCGAGAAAACAAACGCCACTTGCGTACAAATAA
- a CDS encoding ATP-grasp domain-containing protein, which yields MKKIGILFGQENTFPQAFVDRINKKAVKNISAEFVIIDKVIQGEELGYDVIVDRISQDVPFYRAALKNAAISGTAVINNPFWWSADEKFFNNALAVKIGVPVPKTVLLPSRDMPENTSGNSFRNLEYPLDWEGIFNYVGFPAYMKPFDGGGWRDVYKLHDPEDFFDKFNQTRQLVMMLQEEIIFDDYFRCYCVGGQHVRIMQYEPRNPHHLRYEHGKAPASKKILSQVKDYVLKLNQYLGYDMNTVEFAIRGGVPYAIDFCNPAPDADLNSVGQENFEWIVETMATYAINRAKAHKSGLDNLTWGQFIKSANAKTPLMSLPLPQEMPNKSSLKTKTNPEQSL from the coding sequence ATGAAAAAAATAGGCATCCTTTTCGGGCAGGAAAACACTTTCCCGCAAGCCTTTGTGGATCGTATTAATAAAAAAGCCGTTAAAAATATTAGTGCCGAGTTTGTTATAATAGACAAAGTTATTCAGGGCGAAGAGTTAGGCTACGATGTAATTGTAGATCGTATTTCGCAAGATGTTCCTTTTTACCGGGCTGCGCTTAAAAATGCAGCTATTTCGGGTACTGCGGTTATTAATAACCCTTTTTGGTGGAGCGCCGACGAAAAGTTCTTTAACAATGCTCTGGCCGTAAAAATTGGCGTGCCGGTTCCTAAAACAGTACTATTGCCTTCCAGGGATATGCCCGAAAATACGTCTGGCAATTCGTTCCGCAACCTGGAATACCCCTTGGATTGGGAAGGAATTTTTAATTACGTAGGTTTCCCGGCTTACATGAAGCCCTTTGATGGCGGTGGCTGGCGCGATGTGTACAAACTGCACGATCCGGAAGACTTTTTTGATAAATTTAATCAAACCCGGCAGTTGGTAATGATGCTGCAGGAAGAAATTATTTTTGATGATTATTTCCGGTGCTATTGCGTAGGTGGGCAGCACGTTAGAATTATGCAATACGAACCCCGTAATCCCCACCATTTGCGTTACGAGCACGGCAAGGCGCCCGCTTCAAAAAAAATATTAAGCCAGGTAAAAGATTACGTACTTAAATTAAATCAGTACCTGGGCTATGATATGAACACCGTAGAATTTGCCATTCGCGGGGGTGTTCCTTATGCCATTGATTTCTGCAATCCGGCGCCGGATGCCGATTTAAATAGTGTAGGCCAAGAAAACTTTGAATGGATTGTGGAGACCATGGCAACATACGCTATTAACCGGGCCAAAGCCCATAAATCAGGTTTAGATAATTTAACTTGGGGTCAATTTATTAAATCGGCTAATGCTAAAACACCTTTAATGTCATTGCCGCTACCTCAGGAAATGCCAAATAAATCCAGCTTGAAAACAAAGACCAACCCTGAACAAAGCTTATAG
- a CDS encoding phosphatase PAP2 family protein, translated as MLYKIPLLLSKKIKRFFQLPFMQRLKQKYPWLFAFIRKRFKTGDFFGLPFTILITLIFINLSMLSEITEHVVNSPKVKNLDTEVSGAFFNLRTPFISLLLYYFTQAGSVYGVTALTTLISILLLWKKRLYQLLALLVSVLGSGISMHFSKFYFHRERPLNLAYYATEGSFSFPSGHSTSAMALVGVLCYIAVLEVKSNKVRSLIIILGLSYILLMGFSRIYLGVHFLTDVAAGFLLGLLWVLLAVGLMEYSALKQLKRTKS; from the coding sequence ATGCTTTACAAAATACCTTTGCTTTTATCTAAAAAGATAAAACGGTTTTTTCAATTGCCTTTTATGCAGCGGCTGAAGCAAAAGTACCCCTGGCTTTTTGCTTTTATTCGGAAAAGATTTAAAACCGGCGATTTTTTTGGTCTTCCCTTTACCATTTTAATTACCTTAATTTTTATTAATCTAAGTATGCTTTCGGAAATAACTGAACATGTGGTTAACTCTCCAAAGGTCAAAAATTTAGACACAGAGGTTTCAGGAGCATTCTTTAACTTACGTACTCCTTTTATCAGCCTACTTTTATATTATTTTACCCAAGCGGGTTCTGTGTATGGCGTTACCGCCCTTACCACCTTAATAAGTATTCTTTTACTCTGGAAAAAAAGGTTATATCAACTATTAGCACTTTTAGTTTCTGTTTTGGGCAGTGGTATTTCTATGCATTTTTCGAAGTTCTATTTTCACCGGGAACGACCGTTAAACTTAGCTTATTATGCCACCGAAGGTTCCTTTTCTTTTCCAAGCGGGCATTCCACGAGTGCTATGGCTCTGGTAGGGGTTTTATGTTACATTGCTGTGTTAGAAGTTAAAAGCAACAAAGTGCGTTCTCTTATTATAATTTTAGGCCTTAGCTATATTTTACTAATGGGTTTTAGCCGGATTTATTTGGGCGTTCACTTCTTAACCGATGTTGCGGCTGGTTTTTTACTTGGTTTGTTATGGGTATTATTAGCTGTAGGCTTAATGGAGTATTCGGCTCTGAAGCAGTTAAAACGAACCAAAAGCTAA
- a CDS encoding type 1 glutamine amidotransferase: MSIKIAILDLYDGHPNQGMRGIQDILQRYSLRNRIPFVYQIFEVRTKNEVPSTDFDIYISSGGPGSPLESEGSDWENSYFHLIRELEYINDDPQRTDKKYVFFICHSFQLICRKYNLGKISKRKSTSFGIFPIPRTTNGQFEELFTGLADPFYAVDSRDWQVIKPNEAQIEAIGAKVLALEKERPHVPLERCLMAIRFSDYFFGTQFHPEADPVGMKEHLLSEDKKNQIIEVHGEEKYWEMLQFLDDPEKLERTQNQIIPAFLDQAIHAMQEA, from the coding sequence GTGTCTATAAAAATTGCCATTCTTGACCTTTACGATGGGCATCCTAACCAAGGGATGCGTGGTATACAGGATATTTTACAGCGTTACAGCCTTCGGAACCGAATTCCATTTGTATACCAGATTTTTGAAGTACGAACGAAGAATGAAGTTCCGAGTACTGATTTTGATATTTATATTTCCAGTGGTGGACCGGGTAGCCCTTTAGAAAGCGAAGGTTCTGACTGGGAAAACAGTTATTTTCATTTAATCAGGGAATTAGAATACATTAACGACGATCCTCAGCGTACCGATAAAAAATACGTTTTCTTTATTTGCCACTCGTTTCAGTTAATTTGCCGTAAATATAACTTAGGTAAAATATCTAAAAGAAAATCTACTTCGTTTGGCATATTTCCTATTCCACGCACTACTAACGGGCAATTTGAAGAGCTATTTACCGGTTTAGCTGATCCTTTTTATGCCGTAGATTCCCGCGATTGGCAAGTTATTAAGCCGAACGAAGCACAGATAGAAGCGATTGGCGCTAAGGTATTAGCTTTAGAAAAAGAGCGTCCGCACGTTCCTTTAGAACGTTGCCTTATGGCTATTCGCTTTAGCGATTACTTTTTTGGTACCCAGTTTCATCCGGAAGCTGATCCGGTAGGAATGAAAGAACATTTATTAAGCGAGGACAAGAAAAATCAGATAATAGAAGTTCACGGAGAAGAAAAATATTGGGAAATGCTACAGTTCCTGGACGATCCAGAAAAACTGGAACGTACCCAGAACCAAATTATCCCTGCTTTTCTAGACCAAGCTATTCACGCAATGCAGGAGGCCTAA